In Oryctolagus cuniculus chromosome 18, mOryCun1.1, whole genome shotgun sequence, the DNA window cccacagccccacctccctctagccctgcccacatccaggtgggagccccgcccacccctgtcctaggagggtcctgtgtgcacacagctgtggtcatcgggccaggagcctgtgtggggtcagttggggaggggccccctgggcaggcagggccacttctcatcttgctggagtgggggtccagctgtgctccaggctcctgggggcactgagccagggcacctgctccagaCCTGGGCAGGGTAGCTCAAGGCGGGGCCTCCAATCCACTCCAGAGTGGGGGTCAGccgaggagccagagccacaaatGTCCTGAGGACAGCTCCACGGCCCGGCCCCAGAGTCGTGGGGGGAGAGCCGGCACCCACAGGAGGATTCTGGGAAGCTGCCCGAGGCCCTGTCAGGCCATGCTGTCAGAGCTTCAGAAAGCAGAACTGCTGAGCCCGGGGAGGACAAGGAGGACCAGGAAGAGGTGAGGCCCTGGGCGGGGATGTCAGGGCCTGGCACTCCCACTACTGACTCCCCCAAGGGAGCATGGGACGGGGCCGTGTGCTGGACTCACcttcgggaggcaggaggcactggagcttccccagctcacgCATGGAGGCCCGCAGCTGCCTGATGACCGCGTCCTCGCTCAGAGACCAGGCCTGcttcagggtcacctgcaggaactcccggaggtggtcccggggcatcttcagcaggcgctctagacatgggggtgggtgtcaggctgggaggggccctagggatggcgcagccaccatggctgctccaaGCCCTGTCCCAGCACCAGACATGGGCTGCAGACACCCTTGGACACCCTTGGGTGACAAGCCAAGCACTAGAGGGACTGCTCAGGGGCCAATTTCCAGTGCGATGACCCTGGCCACTTCTCCttgtggtctgtgggggcctgggattggggatgcaacagggggattctcagtgccctcctgaagggaacccaggcctccccaaccccctcacccctccctcaagccctgctcccgagggacaggcaggggacccccagctcctccgtccccagcacccgggcctctgtgggccctgaggactcactgttatggatcttgagggccgtgtatgccatggccgggagcacgtgctcgccctccaggatgtatatatcccatattctcagagccagggggaacggcacctggggacagaggcattggaggacccGCCCGTCAGGGCCTCAGCATggcccacaggggtgggtgtgcagtgtcactCCCCTAGGACAGAGGGAGACTCCAGGAGGCTGATGACACAAGAAGGCCAGAGctcctcctgggaggggaggggaggccatgcCTCATGGCCACATCCCTGCCCACTCAGCGAACCAGACCCACAGAGGATGACCATGTCCTGTCCTGGACCCTGGGGGTCTGCACACTTTGGAAGCCACACTGGAGATGCCAGacaccccagggacctggggagggctcagcccttgggctgtgctgccaccagcctctgcctcgGGGGGTCTATGgatctcctgcctctcactgtagggctctggcctttgccaggctctcaggatgggtcctggtgggacctgtcccctccttgctggctctgaggctcagcctcagcttggaccacccttagcagggctggacagggcctgcctggtctgcacagcaggctccctcctgtgtctgctggggctgggggagctcagagtcacaggccaccagcaccagagaaccaggcactggggcaggagcttccctgggcaaggggtccccggggcacttaccccatccaggaagcactggatgtACCAGTGGGTGGTGGAGTCCTCCAGGCAAACACCCTCCTTCTCCtaagaaaaggcagaggcagagggggctcagggcccagggcccagggcccaggcctgactccctctaatctgagccctggggcagagcccctgggtgcaggaagcccagcagcaggggcatcccccctcccagccatgcAGGTTCCTGAAGGGACACAGGTCCCTCCTTCCACTCTGCTCTGGGGACAGCGTCTCCCTTCAATCTACGCCAACTCTGGGGGACCAAGTGCTGGACAACAAACCAACACCCAAGCTGCCGTGGACCCCCGTAACCAAGGAAAGTTTTGGTGAGGACGTGGCCTCCCCTGGCTCAGGAAGCAGTTCCATGAGCCCAGAGCCcccaagaggagaaaggagatgcttaacttaccaggtgtttctccagggaggggagcacgcGATGCACAATGAGCCCCAGGTGTTGCTGGAATCGCTCCAGTTTGGGGGTGTTTGGTTTGTAGAAACCTGAGTAGAATCAGCCACACCCCCACGTGAGAGCCTCCTCCTAGGAAGGCtggagagccccaggcctgggtggggtgctTCTGAGCATtgagggtcaggggaggctggaccaggggcaggtggggatgaacatggccagggcagaggatctgcttgggaggtgggtgcaggtgggtgactgtgtgcagcccaggcctggctgccccctggaGCCCGCTGGGGTGGGTGCAAGTCAGACTGGGTGCCTCCTGACCATTCCAAGACTCAGGAGCGAGGAGGGGTGACCCTACAGGGGATGCTGCCTTCCACAAGTTccctgggtgtggctctgtgcttgagAGTTGTGTACAGACGTGTGAGGCAGAAGAGTCAGAATCGACCTGAGTCACTGGACAAGGACAGGACCCCTTGTTCTGAAGGTTCTCACACCCAGGATGGCCATGGCCAAGCTGCAGGGCCTTTGGGTGGTGGTAAAAGAAGGGGGCTGGCTCAGTCTGGgaggcctctgccagccctggcttcctgggagccccccgcccccacactgTGACACTGTCCTGCACATTCAGGAGCCAGTGAGGGCCGTGCACGGACTTGCATGCACTGGGCCCCACACGCCATCCACCTACCGTGCATCGCGTGCTTCCTGCTTTCCATGAGCTGCACCAGGGCCCAGAAAGCGTCCTCCTCGGGCATATACATGAGCAACAGCGCCACCACATGGCTCAGACCCTGGCTGTAGCCCACCTCCTGCAAGATCCCAGAATACCTTTAGGAGACCTCCCCTGGCAAGAATGATATCCTAGGATGGCCCACCTCTCAGGCAGATCAGGGTCACCCACTGAAGGGTCCAGGAAGATTtaggcacagggagcccctgtgccTGAATCCTGCCACTTGGTGTCAGCTGCCCAAGAATTGGAGCCCAGAGAAGTTCTCCAAGTTCCTGGAGGGAATCCTGCAGGGCCTGAGCTTAGGCAGCACAGGGGGAGAGCTCAAGTATGGACACCTGTTACCCCCAAGATGTCAGCATGGGCCAGGTTGCTGTGGGAATCCAGATCCATGCCCATGGAAGCTTCTGGACCCCTGAGCTCTGCAGGTGAGCCGGTGGCCCTTTCTCACATGAGGAAGAAGTAAGCCAGGAAGTGCTACCAGGACCGGAACAGGAGGTGTGCCTCTGGCAtgggtgcaggcctgggcttcctgagtGCCAAGCCCCCTGGGAaccagggcaccaggcagggtTGGCCAGTGGCAGGTCAGGGGGGTGGGGATGTCCAGGCCTTGCTGGGTCACCCATGGAGCCCTGCGCCTGCTCCACGCATGGGAAAGTCTGAGTGGGTGGTTGTGGCAGGGGCGCTGTACAGAGTGGGATTCAGGCCCATGGGTCCAACCACAGGGCTGGTGGGTGTAATGGCATCAGTGGGACCCAGAGCAAAGTCGTACACCTGATCTGCCCTGCCTTCGCCCCCCGCCCCACTGCGTGGAATGCTAGTCCTGGGAGGGGCATCCCAACACAGCCAAGCTCCTGGGGTctggagcccagcccaggagaaggctgcctttctcctcccagaaCTTGAGGTTGGGTCCAAGAGGCTCAGAGCCTGGCCTCCACCGCTCTTCCTCAGAGCTGTGGATGAGAGAGGCCCCCTCAACCCAGGCTGGGATCTCTGTGACCAGGGGTGCCCTGCAGGGACTGCTGGGATAGCACCTGCACTATGATCCCAGAATACTCACGGGATTGTAGACGGAATAGGCCATCAGTATGTGGAATAAGGCCTGttggctggaagagagaggacagaggccgtGTGTCTTGTGCTGCCGAGGctctcagtgcagctctgcctaaCAGAGCCTGACAGCCACATGCAGGGCCCGTGACACTCTGCTCATGCGCAGTGACGTCGTCAGGGCACCTGCGTGTTGTCCACCATGTGGGTGAGCGCCGCCTGCAGGGACACGCACACCTCCCAGGGCGCAGTCACGTGCActttcatttcccaggtgggtgttcaGGGCACAGGTGAGCGTCCCACTGTGGGAGTGCAGTCCCATGGGTCCAAGCTGTGCAGAGTCAGCCTCCCATGCACGTTCAGCCTTGTAGGGAGCAGCACCCGGTGTCCTCAGTGGTTTTAGTTCCCCCCTCCCACAGCTGTGCGCTGGTGCCCCTTTGTGGTGTAGGGAATAAGTGTGTGTTCATGCGCTGAGGAGGTGAATTGTGTGTGCTTTCATGAAGGGTCCCCCCGATCCTGTGTTCCCGGGGTACTGGGGGGCTGCCCACTGCTTCCTTGTGACTGAGTTGAAGGGCTCCTTGAATATTCTGGAAACAACACCTTTATTAGATAGATTGCTACTATTGTCTCCcctggtgtttcttttcatttcagtctCTCCACAGTGTCTTTGGGAAAGTTTGTGTACTATAGAAAAGGcaagtttgttttctgtgctcaatGAACTGTTTTAGGCTTGCACCCAATCTTCCCTAGGGACCCCATGTGCCCCAGGACCCTTGCTCCTCCCACCCAcgggtcctccccagcccagaggcctc includes these proteins:
- the LOC138846711 gene encoding USP6 N-terminal-like protein, translating into MYMPEEDAFWALVQLMESRKHAMHGFYKPNTPKLERFQQHLGLIVHRVLPSLEKHLEKEGVCLEDSTTHWYIQCFLDGVPFPLALRIWDIYILEGEHVLPAMAYTALKIHNKRLLKMPRDHLREFLQVTLKQAWSLSEDAVIRQLRASMRELGKLQCLLPPEGESSTRPRPMLPWGSQ